A section of the Rubritalea squalenifaciens DSM 18772 genome encodes:
- the secA gene encoding preprotein translocase subunit SecA encodes MLKWILQKIVGNKNQRELKRLQPIVAKINEIEEALQNESEETVLAKVKEWQKHLHRYLPLDVPTKRTIESMDSETISQLANYLEDRLSALRSEYPSLPKVEATPAAIESAKKAFADIEDDFPELRAKYLDEILPEAYAVAKNAARRMCGRTINVTDNEMEWNMVHFDVQLVGGIALHNGMISEMQTGEGKTLVGTLPVFLNALTGLGVHVVTVNDYLAMRDSDWMGSLYRYLGLTVGCIQSQQPPQFRREQYQCDITYGTNAEFGFDYLRDNGMANSRDEQVQRGHYFAIIDEVDSILIDEARTPLIISGPSTISNTEQYGQFKGMIESLVKKQNVLCNELAEEAKKALEEGDEEHAGRSLFKIKLGQPRNKQLMRFMQEPDTRRLIEKTELDMYQDAQKKDLYAIKEELYYTIDEKSHDADLMDMGRNFLDPNDSESFVLPDLAEEYAEIDANLELSDEDKAEKKEILQTRLDHQGQKMHSITQLLKAYCIYEKDVEYVVEDNKVVIVDEQTGRKMEGRRWSDGLHQAVEAKEGVTVERETQTFATITIQNYFRLYEKLGGMTGTAETEAAEFHDIYNLDVLPIPTNRPNQRDDENDQVFKTRREKYNAVVKKISESHANGQPVLVGTASVDASETLSRMLKRAKIPHSVLNAKFHEQEAEIIARAGKKGAVTVSTNMAGRGTDIKLGEGVPELGGLFVIGCERYPSRRVDRQLRGRCARQGDPGKSQFYISFEDDLMRNFAAADRMTTMMERFGMEEGEALEHKWLNRSIETAQKRVEQRDYQWRKRVLDFDDVMNMQREVVYGYRNDALSAEDPRELIDEVIEEVIPDTVFSYYENRDEGSPDLLELLNWINTTFPLGLTKEEAQLEEKTAEETSDWLIKEVREAYELKVKDESPAYLDHLERQIILTAIDKRWQEHLYNMDALREGVHLRAQGQKDPLIEYKNEAYSLFQTLMGSIKEDALGNLFRSTSSLDQFEQLLQSLPQDLVGGDEPQPSFSNENLAQVLTSAQVAGQPLKKKDKPVKVQLAKRKPIELKPTGKNAPCPCGSGKKLKDCCGAEQ; translated from the coding sequence ATGCTTAAGTGGATTCTCCAGAAAATCGTCGGCAACAAGAACCAGCGCGAACTAAAGCGCTTGCAGCCAATTGTTGCGAAAATCAATGAAATTGAGGAGGCCCTCCAGAACGAGTCCGAAGAGACCGTTCTCGCCAAGGTCAAAGAGTGGCAAAAGCACCTCCACCGCTACCTTCCTCTCGATGTACCGACCAAGAGAACCATTGAAAGCATGGACAGCGAGACTATTAGCCAGCTCGCTAACTACCTCGAAGACCGCCTCTCCGCCCTCCGCAGCGAATACCCATCACTGCCAAAAGTAGAAGCCACACCGGCAGCTATCGAGTCCGCTAAAAAAGCTTTTGCAGACATTGAAGATGATTTCCCGGAACTCAGAGCCAAGTACCTCGATGAGATCCTTCCTGAAGCCTATGCTGTAGCAAAGAATGCTGCCCGCCGTATGTGTGGCCGCACCATCAATGTAACTGACAACGAAATGGAGTGGAACATGGTTCACTTCGACGTACAGCTCGTCGGTGGTATTGCGCTCCACAACGGGATGATTTCTGAGATGCAAACTGGTGAAGGTAAAACCCTCGTGGGTACCCTTCCCGTATTCCTTAATGCGCTTACAGGTCTTGGCGTACACGTCGTCACCGTGAACGACTACCTCGCCATGCGTGACTCTGACTGGATGGGCTCCCTCTACAGATATCTTGGTCTGACAGTTGGCTGTATCCAAAGCCAGCAGCCGCCACAGTTCCGTCGCGAACAATACCAGTGCGACATCACCTACGGTACCAATGCTGAATTTGGCTTTGACTACCTTCGTGATAACGGCATGGCGAACTCTCGTGACGAGCAAGTACAACGCGGTCACTACTTCGCGATTATTGATGAGGTTGACTCCATTCTCATCGACGAAGCTCGTACCCCACTCATCATCTCCGGACCTTCTACCATTTCCAATACTGAGCAATACGGTCAGTTCAAAGGCATGATTGAGAGCCTGGTCAAAAAGCAGAACGTCCTCTGTAACGAGCTTGCTGAAGAAGCCAAAAAAGCTCTCGAAGAAGGTGATGAGGAACACGCCGGCCGATCCCTCTTTAAAATCAAGCTTGGTCAACCACGCAACAAGCAGTTGATGCGCTTCATGCAGGAGCCTGATACCCGCCGCCTGATCGAAAAGACCGAGCTGGACATGTATCAGGATGCCCAGAAGAAAGATCTCTACGCCATCAAGGAAGAGCTCTACTACACCATCGATGAGAAATCTCACGATGCGGACCTCATGGATATGGGTCGCAACTTCTTGGACCCTAATGACTCAGAGTCCTTTGTCTTGCCCGACCTAGCTGAAGAGTACGCTGAAATCGACGCCAACCTTGAGCTGAGCGACGAAGACAAGGCAGAGAAGAAAGAGATCCTTCAGACTCGCCTTGACCACCAAGGTCAGAAGATGCATTCCATCACCCAGCTCCTCAAAGCTTACTGTATTTACGAAAAAGACGTTGAATACGTTGTTGAAGACAACAAGGTTGTCATCGTTGACGAGCAGACAGGCCGCAAGATGGAAGGCCGCCGTTGGTCAGATGGCCTACACCAAGCTGTAGAAGCGAAAGAGGGTGTCACTGTGGAGCGCGAGACACAAACATTCGCCACCATCACGATTCAGAACTACTTCCGTCTCTATGAAAAGCTCGGTGGCATGACTGGTACTGCCGAGACAGAAGCAGCGGAATTCCATGACATCTACAACCTGGATGTTCTCCCGATCCCTACCAATCGCCCGAACCAACGTGATGACGAGAACGACCAAGTCTTCAAAACGCGACGTGAGAAGTACAATGCGGTCGTGAAGAAAATTTCCGAGTCTCACGCTAATGGCCAGCCCGTTCTCGTAGGTACAGCCTCCGTGGACGCATCCGAGACTCTCTCCCGCATGCTCAAGCGTGCCAAAATCCCACACTCTGTGCTGAACGCTAAGTTCCACGAACAGGAAGCGGAAATCATTGCTCGTGCTGGCAAGAAAGGAGCCGTCACCGTCTCCACTAACATGGCTGGACGTGGTACTGACATCAAGCTGGGTGAAGGCGTACCAGAACTGGGCGGCCTCTTCGTGATTGGTTGTGAACGCTACCCATCACGCCGTGTTGACCGCCAGCTTCGCGGACGATGCGCACGTCAGGGCGACCCTGGTAAATCACAGTTCTACATCTCCTTTGAAGATGACCTGATGCGCAACTTCGCAGCCGCTGACCGCATGACCACCATGATGGAGCGCTTCGGCATGGAAGAAGGTGAAGCTCTTGAGCATAAGTGGCTCAACCGCTCCATCGAAACCGCTCAGAAACGCGTCGAGCAGCGCGACTACCAGTGGCGTAAACGTGTTCTGGACTTCGATGACGTCATGAACATGCAGCGTGAAGTTGTCTACGGCTACCGTAATGACGCCCTCTCAGCAGAAGACCCACGCGAACTCATCGACGAAGTGATCGAGGAAGTCATTCCTGACACCGTCTTCTCCTACTACGAGAATCGCGACGAAGGATCCCCTGACCTCCTTGAGCTACTCAACTGGATCAACACTACTTTCCCACTTGGCCTGACCAAGGAAGAAGCTCAACTTGAAGAGAAAACAGCTGAAGAAACTTCAGACTGGCTCATCAAGGAAGTTCGTGAGGCATACGAACTCAAAGTAAAAGATGAATCCCCAGCTTATCTGGATCATCTTGAGCGCCAGATCATCCTTACCGCAATCGATAAGCGCTGGCAGGAACACCTCTACAACATGGATGCTCTCCGTGAAGGTGTTCACCTCCGTGCTCAAGGCCAAAAGGACCCTCTGATTGAGTACAAGAATGAAGCATACAGCCTCTTCCAAACGCTGATGGGCAGCATCAAGGAGGACGCTTTAGGCAATCTCTTCCGCTCCACATCTTCCCTGGATCAGTTTGAGCAGCTTCTTCAGAGCCTCCCTCAAGATCTCGTAGGTGGCGACGAGCCACAACCTTCATTCTCAAACGAGAATCTGGCACAGGTCCTCACCTCCGCTCAGGTTGCAGGTCAACCACTTAAGAAGAAGGACAAACCGGTCAAGGTACAGCTTGCTAAACGCAAGCCAATCGAGCTCAAACCAACAGGCAAAAACGCTCCATGTCCATGCGGATCCGGTAAAAAACTCAAGGATTGCTGCGGCGCCGAACAATAA
- the mntR gene encoding transcriptional regulator MntR, giving the protein MSAKSHRTSGSVAMDDYLEQILNLIEEKGYARPVDISKNLGISQASVTNMLQRLDAEGLVKHEKYRGTILTDKGRMIADAIITRHQTLTEFLRLFGLDEDTIYHDVEGMEHHVSKSTLRVIDVLLEELKDDSALLQKLRKKL; this is encoded by the coding sequence ATGTCTGCCAAGTCACATCGCACCAGCGGCTCAGTCGCCATGGATGACTACCTCGAGCAAATCCTCAATCTCATTGAAGAAAAAGGATATGCCCGCCCTGTCGACATTTCCAAAAACCTTGGCATCTCTCAAGCCAGCGTCACCAACATGCTTCAGAGGCTTGATGCTGAAGGGCTTGTCAAACATGAGAAATATCGAGGCACAATACTTACTGACAAAGGCCGCATGATCGCAGATGCCATCATCACTCGCCACCAAACACTAACAGAGTTCCTTCGTCTTTTCGGTCTTGATGAAGACACGATCTATCATGACGTGGAAGGCATGGAGCATCATGTTTCCAAATCGACTCTGAGAGTCATCGACGTCCTGCTTGAAGAGCTCAAAGATGACTCTGCATTACTGCAGAAGCTGAGGAAAAAGCTCTAG
- the nagZ gene encoding beta-N-acetylhexosaminidase, with translation MKALIQPLPLLAKTDLGHNGKSRHSDEISQLRLAEKLHPLYLDNFSFLSHFDRMHGQLLLLGIKGLELSANERHILQKVQPGGFVLFGRNVESPQQVRALTDSLREICDNPPLICIDQEGGRVTRTKEIGNIPPSAGQLSQADNPSAIAWHGTLTAELLIQLGCNMNLAPVLDISYDDECDNALRGRCYGKNSQEVITNAGIFNRNMRRQKILSCGKHFPSCGLANVDPHYKLPVVDKSKEDLLASDLLPYTALMPELNAILTCHTHFSALDPGEPGLPASLSKNIITNLLRNQLGFDGVIMTDDLDMGAIINTYGRGNDVKMAIQAGNDMAMICHQTDTTEAALAALEELPYAEIADSLKRIAKLKKKIPKTYPFDQKKWDKINNDIMQLRVEVLGEEGAQDQSDHIQNSRSPVEDY, from the coding sequence TTGAAAGCGCTTATACAGCCGCTCCCCCTGCTAGCAAAGACCGATTTAGGCCATAATGGAAAATCGCGACACTCCGACGAAATCTCACAACTTCGCCTAGCTGAAAAACTCCACCCGCTTTATCTTGATAACTTCAGTTTCCTATCTCACTTTGACCGTATGCATGGCCAGCTACTGCTTTTAGGCATCAAGGGACTCGAACTCTCAGCGAACGAAAGACACATCCTCCAAAAAGTTCAACCAGGAGGCTTTGTACTTTTTGGCAGAAACGTAGAGTCCCCCCAGCAAGTGCGTGCACTCACTGACTCCCTGAGGGAAATTTGTGACAATCCACCACTCATCTGCATTGATCAGGAAGGAGGCCGTGTCACCCGCACAAAAGAGATCGGCAACATCCCCCCCTCTGCCGGCCAACTCAGCCAAGCCGACAACCCCTCAGCGATCGCTTGGCACGGCACCCTCACAGCAGAACTACTCATACAACTGGGCTGCAACATGAATCTAGCCCCAGTACTGGATATTTCCTATGATGATGAGTGCGACAACGCACTTCGAGGCCGCTGCTACGGCAAGAACTCCCAAGAAGTCATCACCAATGCGGGCATTTTCAACCGCAACATGCGTCGCCAGAAAATCCTCAGTTGCGGCAAACACTTTCCTTCCTGCGGTCTGGCCAATGTTGACCCACACTACAAACTTCCTGTTGTAGACAAGTCCAAGGAAGACCTCTTAGCTTCAGACCTACTCCCCTACACAGCATTGATGCCTGAACTGAACGCCATTCTCACCTGCCACACCCACTTCTCTGCATTGGATCCCGGGGAACCAGGTTTGCCTGCTTCCCTCTCCAAAAACATCATCACCAACCTCCTGCGCAATCAACTAGGTTTCGACGGCGTCATCATGACAGATGACCTCGACATGGGCGCCATTATCAACACCTACGGCAGAGGCAACGATGTAAAAATGGCCATTCAAGCTGGTAACGACATGGCCATGATCTGCCACCAGACGGACACGACTGAGGCTGCATTAGCCGCTCTGGAAGAGCTCCCTTATGCGGAGATTGCTGACTCCCTCAAACGCATTGCCAAGCTGAAGAAGAAAATCCCAAAGACCTATCCTTTCGATCAAAAGAAATGGGATAAGATAAATAATGACATCATGCAGCTTCGCGTCGAAGTCCTTGGTGAAGAAGGTGCTCAGGACCAGTCGGACCACATCCAGAACTCCCGCAGCCCTGTGGAGGACTATTAA
- the gpmI gene encoding 2,3-bisphosphoglycerate-independent phosphoglycerate mutase, translating into MAKKPVVLIIRDGWGVNPGGQETAERDGNATLLADTPFHDKMLATYPKGFVSASGMDVGLPDGQMGNSEVGHLNLGAGRIVYQDLTRINKSIADGEMPEIEVLKNAFEQAKQTRIHFMGLVSDGGVHSHQDHLAAFVKAAADAGVKEIYIHAITDGRDTSPTGGVNYLKKLEADIEGTGAKIVTVIGRYYAMDRDTRWERNKLAWDAMVLGRGENFDGKASEAIAAEYEKGNTDEFLKPIILSDSDEQRVRDGDVVFWFNFRADRARQLSNAFLDGEKFEGFDKEVHPKTHYVTLTQYDENYDCEVVYPASSMKNVLGEVVADAGLHQLRIAETEKYPHVTYFFNGGAETPFANEDRQIVASPKVATYDLQPEMSAPEVTEVLVERLKDYDLVILNFANPDMVGHTGIVDAAKKACETIDRGVQAVAEETLRLGGKLLITADHGNCEKMINEDGSPHTAHTTNLVHAIYVAADHEGVKVKDGILADVAPTLLDMLGVSKPEEMTGNSLLERA; encoded by the coding sequence ATGGCTAAGAAACCAGTAGTTCTGATTATTCGTGATGGCTGGGGGGTAAACCCAGGTGGGCAGGAAACTGCAGAGAGAGATGGAAACGCGACATTGCTCGCAGACACTCCATTCCATGACAAAATGCTGGCGACTTATCCGAAGGGGTTCGTGAGCGCATCCGGGATGGATGTGGGACTTCCTGATGGTCAGATGGGTAACTCCGAGGTGGGTCACCTTAATCTGGGTGCCGGCCGGATTGTTTACCAAGACCTGACACGCATCAATAAGTCGATTGCCGATGGCGAGATGCCAGAGATCGAAGTGCTGAAGAACGCGTTCGAGCAGGCTAAGCAAACACGAATCCACTTTATGGGATTGGTTTCTGATGGTGGTGTACATAGTCACCAGGATCATCTGGCAGCTTTTGTCAAAGCAGCCGCTGACGCAGGCGTGAAGGAAATCTACATTCACGCCATCACTGATGGTCGTGACACTTCACCAACTGGTGGCGTGAATTACTTGAAGAAGCTAGAGGCGGACATTGAAGGGACTGGTGCGAAAATCGTGACAGTCATTGGCCGTTACTATGCGATGGACCGTGATACCCGCTGGGAGCGTAACAAGCTTGCGTGGGATGCGATGGTTCTTGGCCGTGGCGAGAATTTTGATGGCAAAGCCAGTGAGGCGATTGCTGCAGAATATGAGAAGGGGAATACGGATGAGTTCCTTAAACCGATCATTCTCTCTGACTCCGATGAGCAGCGTGTGCGCGATGGGGATGTGGTGTTCTGGTTCAACTTCCGTGCTGACCGTGCCCGCCAGCTTTCTAATGCATTCTTAGACGGTGAAAAGTTCGAAGGTTTCGATAAAGAGGTTCACCCTAAGACTCATTACGTGACTCTCACGCAATACGATGAAAATTATGACTGTGAAGTTGTTTATCCTGCCAGCAGCATGAAGAATGTTCTGGGCGAGGTCGTGGCTGACGCTGGTCTGCACCAGCTCCGTATCGCTGAGACTGAAAAGTACCCTCATGTCACCTACTTCTTCAATGGTGGAGCAGAGACACCTTTTGCGAATGAAGACCGTCAAATCGTAGCTTCGCCAAAGGTAGCTACGTATGATCTACAGCCAGAGATGAGTGCTCCAGAAGTGACTGAAGTACTCGTGGAGCGCCTGAAGGACTATGATCTGGTGATCCTTAACTTCGCTAACCCAGACATGGTCGGGCACACAGGTATCGTGGATGCCGCCAAGAAGGCTTGTGAGACCATTGATCGTGGTGTTCAAGCCGTCGCTGAGGAAACACTTCGCCTAGGAGGTAAGCTTCTTATTACTGCTGACCACGGAAACTGTGAGAAGATGATCAATGAGGACGGCTCTCCTCATACCGCTCACACGACAAATCTAGTCCATGCGATTTATGTTGCTGCTGATCACGAGGGCGTGAAAGTGAAGGATGGTATTCTCGCTGATGTGGCTCCTACTTTGCTGGATATGCTTGGTGTCTCTAAGCCCGAGGAGATGACTGGCAATAGCCTTCTTGAACGCGCCTAA
- a CDS encoding glutamate-5-semialdehyde dehydrogenase translates to MNSEEIKDHIYSMGKKARAAALKLSQLTEVEKASILRAMARAVREATPEILAANAKDIEAGEAKGLTGAMLDRLRLDANRVDAIAGGIEQVADLPDPVGEELEKIDRPNGIHITKVRVPIGVIGIIYESRPNVTSDAAVLCLKSGNATILRGGSEAIHSNRAIAKALQEGGEPAGLPDGAIQLIPFTDRESVQVLAGMDKYLDLIIPRGGKGLIETVVSLARMPVIKHYDGICHAFVDAAADQDLAVAIIDDGKTQKPSVCNALETVLVHKDIAEEFLPKLEQRLKVRGVEIRADEHALKILSDAKAATDEDWVTEYLDLIIAVKVVDSIQAAIEHINEYSSQHSEVIITRDDVAANQFLTGVDSACVYHNVSTRFSDGEEYGFGAEIGISTDKLHARGPMGLKELTSYQYRVTGDGQIKDKARQDALLSTQEA, encoded by the coding sequence ATGAATTCCGAAGAGATCAAAGATCACATTTATAGCATGGGAAAGAAAGCCCGTGCAGCAGCACTCAAGCTGTCCCAACTTACTGAAGTGGAGAAAGCCTCCATTCTTCGCGCGATGGCTCGTGCCGTGCGAGAAGCCACTCCCGAGATCCTAGCTGCTAATGCCAAAGACATTGAAGCTGGCGAAGCCAAAGGACTCACTGGAGCGATGCTAGATCGCCTTAGACTCGATGCCAACAGAGTCGATGCCATCGCCGGTGGTATTGAGCAAGTAGCCGACCTCCCTGATCCCGTGGGTGAGGAACTGGAAAAAATCGACCGCCCGAACGGCATTCACATTACTAAGGTCCGAGTACCTATTGGTGTGATTGGCATCATTTACGAGAGTCGCCCAAACGTCACTTCAGACGCAGCAGTGCTGTGCCTCAAGTCAGGTAATGCCACCATTCTTCGTGGTGGAAGTGAGGCCATTCACTCAAACAGAGCCATTGCCAAAGCCCTGCAAGAAGGTGGTGAACCAGCCGGCCTTCCAGACGGTGCAATCCAGCTCATTCCATTCACTGATCGCGAAAGCGTGCAAGTACTCGCTGGCATGGACAAGTATCTTGACCTCATCATTCCCCGTGGAGGCAAGGGACTCATCGAGACCGTTGTCAGTCTTGCACGTATGCCAGTTATCAAGCACTACGATGGCATCTGCCACGCATTCGTGGACGCAGCGGCTGACCAAGACCTCGCTGTAGCCATCATTGACGACGGCAAGACTCAGAAACCTTCCGTCTGCAATGCACTCGAGACTGTACTCGTCCATAAAGACATCGCTGAAGAATTTCTTCCCAAACTAGAGCAGCGACTGAAAGTCCGCGGCGTAGAAATTCGCGCGGATGAGCATGCCCTGAAGATCCTATCAGATGCCAAAGCGGCCACTGATGAAGACTGGGTTACCGAATACCTGGATTTGATCATTGCCGTCAAAGTCGTCGACAGCATCCAGGCAGCTATCGAACACATCAACGAATACAGTTCTCAACACAGTGAAGTCATCATCACCCGTGATGATGTAGCCGCTAATCAATTCCTAACAGGAGTAGATAGCGCTTGTGTTTACCACAATGTATCCACCCGCTTCTCCGATGGAGAAGAGTATGGCTTCGGAGCCGAGATCGGCATCAGCACAGACAAGCTACATGCCCGCGGACCAATGGGTCTCAAGGAGCTCACCAGCTACCAATACCGTGTAACTGGCGATGGACAAATTAAAGATAAAGCCAGGCAGGATGCGTTGCTCTCTACGCAAGAAGCGTAA
- the proB gene encoding glutamate 5-kinase encodes MDQPIVVKVGTGVLTRAQDATLDGAALLRLVNAIAQTVGDFGKCVLVSSGAVGAGVTAFGLNEYPKDLATKQAVSAVGQTRLMHAYENLFGHFRMNVAQLLRTADDFRDPERRDNTKATLSRLLNEPAVVPIVNQNDTVAFRDYCVGDNDMLAVRVAELIGAKMLVIFSSIDGLYAPGDIGGEIIREVDDIDEVMNFAEKKTGKMSQGGMQAKLKAVRRAVNGGIETCIANGREPERLQDIVAGDGYCTRFRAQKQPA; translated from the coding sequence GTGGACCAACCAATCGTAGTCAAAGTAGGAACCGGTGTACTCACCAGAGCACAGGATGCAACCCTCGACGGAGCCGCCCTTTTAAGGCTTGTAAACGCAATCGCACAGACCGTCGGAGACTTCGGCAAGTGCGTACTCGTATCAAGCGGAGCTGTCGGAGCAGGTGTCACCGCATTCGGTTTGAACGAATATCCTAAAGACCTAGCGACCAAGCAGGCAGTTTCAGCAGTCGGCCAGACCCGACTCATGCATGCTTACGAAAACTTATTCGGACATTTCCGGATGAATGTCGCCCAATTACTCAGGACAGCAGATGATTTCAGAGATCCTGAGCGCAGGGACAATACCAAGGCCACCCTTTCAAGGCTCCTTAATGAGCCGGCCGTCGTCCCCATCGTTAACCAGAACGACACAGTCGCATTCCGCGATTATTGTGTCGGAGACAACGACATGCTTGCCGTCCGCGTAGCCGAGCTTATCGGCGCAAAGATGCTCGTCATCTTCTCCAGTATTGATGGCCTTTACGCCCCTGGAGACATCGGTGGTGAGATCATCCGCGAAGTCGACGATATCGACGAAGTCATGAACTTCGCCGAGAAGAAGACTGGTAAAATGTCTCAAGGCGGAATGCAGGCCAAGTTAAAGGCTGTACGCCGCGCGGTTAATGGCGGCATAGAGACCTGCATTGCTAATGGCCGCGAGCCGGAGCGCTTACAAGACATTGTAGCTGGCGACGGCTATTGCACTCGCTTCAGAGCTCAGAAACAGCCTGCATAG